A region of the Polaribacter sp. L3A8 genome:
AGTAATTACAGAAAGTTCTTTAGAAGGAATTAATACAAACTTAAGTAAATAGGGTTCATAATGAGTATTTTAATAAAACCTATTATCACGGAAAAAGCTACAAACGATAGTGAATTATATAATCGCTTTACGTTTGTTGTAGATAAAAAAGCTAATAAATTAGAAATTAAAGGTGCTGTTGAAAAAGCATACGGAGTTTCTATATTAAGCGTTAAAACTTTAAACTATCCAATTCAAAGAAATACTAAGTTTACTAAAAAAGGTTTAGTAACTGGTATTAAGAGTGGATACAAAAAGGCTATCGTTCAAGTAGCAGAAGGAGAAAGCATTGATTTTTATAACAATCTTTAAGAAAAGACAAAAATGTCAGTTAGAAAATTAAAACCAATAACACCAGGTCAGCGTTTTAGAGTTGTAAATGGGTTCGACACCATAACAACTGATAAGCCGGAGAAAAGTTTACTTGCTCCGAAAAAACGATCTGGAGGTCGAAACAGTCAGGGTAGAATGACAACTCGTAACATCGGGGGTGGTCATAAACAAAGATACCGTATTATCGATTTTAAAAGAGATAAAGCAGGTATTCCCGCAACAGTTAAAACTATAGAGTACGATCCAAATCGTACAGCATTTATTGCTTTACTTAGTTATGCTGATGGAGAAAAGCGTTATGTAATAGCACAAAACGGTTTAACAGTAGGTCAAACAATTGTAGCAGGTAGTAGCATTGCGCCAGAAGTTGGTAATGCAATGCCATTAAGCGAAATTCCTTTAGGAACTACAATTTCTTGTATAGAATTACGTCCAGGACAAGGAGCTGTTATGGCTCGTTC
Encoded here:
- the rplW gene encoding 50S ribosomal protein L23: MSILIKPIITEKATNDSELYNRFTFVVDKKANKLEIKGAVEKAYGVSILSVKTLNYPIQRNTKFTKKGLVTGIKSGYKKAIVQVAEGESIDFYNNL
- the rplB gene encoding 50S ribosomal protein L2, with the protein product MSVRKLKPITPGQRFRVVNGFDTITTDKPEKSLLAPKKRSGGRNSQGRMTTRNIGGGHKQRYRIIDFKRDKAGIPATVKTIEYDPNRTAFIALLSYADGEKRYVIAQNGLTVGQTIVAGSSIAPEVGNAMPLSEIPLGTTISCIELRPGQGAVMARSAGSFAQLMARDGKYATVKLPSGETRLILLTCLATIGVVSNSDHQLLVSGKAGRRRWLGRRPRVNAVRMNPVDHPMGGGEGRASGGHPRSRNGIPAKGFKTRSKTKASNKYIIERRKK